The Geoalkalibacter subterraneus genome contains the following window.
GGAATCTCTAAACCTGGTTCGTTTTTTGCATCTGAATTCTCCAGCGACTGCCGCATCCACAAAGTCAGTGCAATTTCGTACAGTGTGGCACACAAGGAGCATTGCATATGCGTTTAAATCTCAACCTGGACCAGGTTCTCGGACGCAACCCTCGCGAAGTCAGCCAACTGTTCCGCAGCAAGGGAATTGACCCGAATCGCCCTTATCGGGCGCAGGTGACCTTGCAGCAGATCATAATCGAGCAGGATTCGGGCCAAGAGGAGCGTCCAGCCTCCCGAATCTGATTTTTCTCCACCGCGCCCTATCTGCTGCTACAAGCCCCCGTCCTTTCGGACGTTCATCCAACTCTCCATCCACAGGTAACGCTGCCCAGGGGTGGACGGACATCGTCTGTCCGCGCGGCGCCTCATTGCAACCTCCACCATTTCTGCTAACTTTTGAGGAGAAACAGAAGTTTGCACAGGCATTCCATGTCGGGTCCGAAAAAAGGTGAAGGCAATGATCATGAGAAACGAACGGACAGACATAAGAAATCAGGATATCAAGGGAATTTTCGGACTCAACCTGGCACTGGAACGCATCGAGGGAGGGGTTGTCGACCTGCGTGACCGCACCTCTCCCAAAAAGGTTCATGACGAACGTGAGCGCCTGTTGGCTGAACTCGATGCAACCATCAATGCCATTAACGACGCAGTCATTCTTTACAAACCCAGCGGAGACATCGTGCGGATGAATCCGGTGGCGCGCCGTCTTCTGAACTATGATGAGACCACAGAGCGCAAACCCCTGCAGGAAAGGCTTGAGAATCTAAGAGTGGAAAGGCCTGATGGCTCGCCACTTCCTTTGGCGCCGTATCTCACAAGGGTTTTAAAGGGCGAATCCTTTCACGGGATACTGGGCGTCCTGAAACGAGCTTGCGGGGAAGATACCTGGCTGCAACTGAGCGCGGCACCAGTCTTTTCAGCACAGGGGGAGATTATCGCTGCAATCGGAACCGCAACGGATATCACCGCACTGCACCGGGCGGACGAAGAGCGCATTCGCGGCTTGCTGATGCTGACCCATGATCTCCGCAACCCCCTGACGGTCATTCAAGGGCATACCCAGCTGTTTCGCTGCTTCGGGCGCCTGCCCAACAAAGTGCGCGATGACAGTCTCGGCATCGGACTTTACGTCGCCCGCCGCCTTGTGGAAGCTCAAGGGGGACGGATCTGGGTGGAAAGCGGCAAGGGACAGGGCGCCGCCTTCCATTTCACTCTCCCCATGCAGAAATGAAGCATCACCACAAAAAAACAGCACGACAGCATTGCCCCATTCACTCTGAGTTGCTATAAAGGGGTGAAATTCCTGCGATTC
Protein-coding sequences here:
- a CDS encoding PAS domain-containing protein; this translates as MRNERTDIRNQDIKGIFGLNLALERIEGGVVDLRDRTSPKKVHDERERLLAELDATINAINDAVILYKPSGDIVRMNPVARRLLNYDETTERKPLQERLENLRVERPDGSPLPLAPYLTRVLKGESFHGILGVLKRACGEDTWLQLSAAPVFSAQGEIIAAIGTATDITALHRADEERIRGLLMLTHDLRNPLTVIQGHTQLFRCFGRLPNKVRDDSLGIGLYVARRLVEAQGGRIWVESGKGQGAAFHFTLPMQK